The Bacteroidota bacterium genome contains a region encoding:
- a CDS encoding bifunctional (p)ppGpp synthetase/guanosine-3',5'-bis(diphosphate) 3'-pyrophosphohydrolase gives MDTPTIDLVAEKKEILKRYRTLLKSNASRMEKGDKVIIRKAFELAVDAHKDMRRKSGEPYIYHPIAVAQIAVSEIGLGTTAIVCALLHDTVEDTDISLEDIKGMFGEKIMKIIDGLTKISGVFDQTSSLQAENFRKMLLTLSDDIRVILIKLADRLHNMRTLDSMARDKQIKIASETLYLYAPLAHRLGLNAIKTEMEDLGLKFTEPDSYNLISQKLQETQKERTRYINKFSLPIINTLTEQGFNFDIKGRSKSIFSIYQKMKKQNIPFEEVYDIFAIRVIIRTPLEQEKSDCWRVYSIVTDYYHPSPDRLRDWISTPKANGYESLHTTVMGLEGKWVEVQIRTERMDDIAEMGYAAHWKYKESASENALDAWINKVREMLENPETNAMDFIDDFKLNLFAEEIFVFTPKGALIKLPAGSTALDFAYEIHSHIGEKCIGAKVSNRLVPLSHPLKSGDQVEVLTSQKQKPKEDWLHFVVTARAKSKIKASLKEEKRKLATDGKETLTRKLHAMKVTLNNESLNLLVDFFKAPSILDLYYRIAIGAVNLKLLKDFVKEDGSLKHKAKSSKKSDAKEFEELITKARGSNNMLVIGEDLQKIDYKLAACCNPINGDDVFGFVTINEGIKIHRANCPNAIQLMSNYAYRIVKAKWTDSDKISFLAGIKIMGSDAVGIVNNITKIISNELNVNMRSISFDTNDGIFEGTIMVFVNDTNHLTELMKKLKKVNGVLTVARIDSN, from the coding sequence ATGGATACCCCAACAATAGATCTCGTAGCCGAAAAAAAGGAAATTTTAAAACGTTACCGTACCTTATTAAAATCCAATGCATCCCGCATGGAGAAAGGGGATAAGGTAATTATTCGTAAAGCATTTGAACTTGCTGTGGATGCACACAAAGACATGCGCCGAAAATCCGGTGAACCATATATCTACCATCCAATTGCTGTCGCGCAAATTGCTGTGAGCGAAATTGGTTTAGGAACTACTGCCATTGTTTGTGCATTACTTCACGATACAGTTGAGGATACTGATATTTCTTTGGAAGACATTAAAGGAATGTTCGGTGAGAAAATCATGAAAATTATTGATGGACTCACTAAAATTTCAGGTGTGTTCGATCAAACTTCTTCCTTGCAAGCCGAGAATTTTAGAAAAATGTTGCTCACCTTAAGTGACGACATTCGTGTAATATTAATCAAACTTGCTGACCGCTTGCACAACATGCGCACCCTTGATAGCATGGCACGCGACAAGCAAATAAAAATTGCATCAGAAACACTTTATTTATATGCGCCACTTGCACACCGACTTGGTTTAAATGCCATTAAGACTGAAATGGAAGACCTGGGTTTGAAATTTACCGAACCCGATTCTTACAATTTAATCAGTCAAAAATTACAAGAAACTCAAAAGGAAAGAACGCGCTACATCAATAAATTCAGCCTTCCCATCATCAATACCTTAACCGAACAAGGTTTTAATTTTGACATAAAAGGGCGTTCCAAATCTATTTTTTCCATCTATCAAAAGATGAAGAAACAGAATATCCCATTTGAAGAGGTGTATGATATTTTTGCCATTCGGGTTATTATTCGCACACCCCTTGAGCAAGAAAAATCGGATTGTTGGCGGGTGTATTCTATTGTTACCGATTATTATCATCCCAGTCCGGATCGTTTGCGCGATTGGATTTCGACACCCAAGGCAAATGGCTACGAGTCACTCCACACCACGGTGATGGGACTTGAAGGTAAATGGGTTGAAGTGCAAATCCGTACAGAGCGTATGGATGATATTGCTGAAATGGGTTATGCTGCACATTGGAAATACAAAGAGTCGGCTTCCGAAAATGCATTGGATGCCTGGATTAACAAGGTACGCGAAATGCTCGAAAATCCGGAGACCAATGCGATGGATTTTATTGATGATTTTAAACTGAATTTATTTGCCGAAGAAATTTTTGTGTTTACTCCAAAGGGTGCATTAATAAAGCTTCCGGCAGGTTCAACTGCATTGGATTTTGCGTATGAAATTCATTCCCACATTGGTGAAAAATGTATTGGTGCAAAAGTATCAAATAGGTTAGTTCCATTAAGTCATCCGCTTAAGAGTGGTGATCAGGTGGAAGTGCTTACATCGCAGAAACAAAAGCCAAAAGAAGATTGGTTGCATTTTGTGGTTACCGCACGTGCCAAATCTAAAATTAAAGCATCCCTTAAGGAAGAAAAGAGAAAGCTGGCAACAGACGGAAAAGAAACACTTACACGCAAATTGCATGCGATGAAAGTGACTTTAAATAATGAAAGTCTTAACCTTTTAGTCGATTTTTTTAAAGCCCCTTCTATTCTTGATTTGTATTACCGCATTGCAATTGGTGCGGTGAATTTAAAATTACTTAAAGATTTTGTAAAGGAAGATGGTTCCTTAAAACACAAGGCAAAATCAAGCAAAAAATCGGACGCCAAAGAATTCGAAGAACTAATTACCAAAGCGCGTGGAAGCAACAACATGCTGGTAATAGGGGAGGACTTGCAAAAAATTGATTACAAACTTGCCGCTTGTTGCAATCCCATTAATGGGGATGATGTGTTTGGATTTGTGACCATTAACGAAGGTATAAAAATTCACCGTGCCAATTGCCCTAACGCCATTCAATTAATGAGCAATTACGCGTATCGTATTGTAAAAGCGAAGTGGACCGATTCAGATAAAATTTCTTTCCTTGCCGGGATTAAAATTATGGGAAGTGATGCTGTGGGAATTGTAAATAATATCACTAAAATAATTTCAAACGAACTAAACGTAAACATGCGTTCCATCAGTTTTGATACCAATGATGGCATATTTGAAGGCACGATCATGGTATTTGTTAACGATACCAATCACCTTACTGAGTTAATGAAAAAACTTAAAAAGGTAAACGGGGTTTTAACGGTTGCCCGGATAGATTCGAACTAA
- a CDS encoding ORF6N domain-containing protein, with protein MRGQKVMLDRDLGELYGIETKRLKEAVRRNIERFPEDFMFEMSKEEFDNWRSQFASSNFSDKMGLRHAPFCFTEQGVAMLSSVLNSKQAIEVNIRIIRLFTKMREILSTHKDVLLKLEQLESKTNKNEEDIHLIFEALKQLLNPPQPPRKRIGFKP; from the coding sequence ATGCGTGGGCAAAAAGTGATGCTTGACCGTGATCTTGGAGAGTTGTATGGTATTGAAACCAAAAGACTAAAAGAAGCTGTAAGAAGAAATATAGAGCGTTTCCCTGAAGATTTCATGTTTGAGATGAGCAAGGAGGAATTTGACAATTGGAGGTCACAATTTGCGTCCTCCAATTTTTCTGATAAAATGGGACTTCGTCATGCACCATTTTGTTTTACTGAACAAGGTGTTGCCATGTTATCAAGTGTTTTAAACAGCAAACAAGCTATTGAAGTAAACATTCGGATTATACGGCTTTTTACAAAGATGCGCGAAATTCTTTCTACGCATAAAGATGTGTTACTAAAGCTGGAACAATTAGAAAGCAAAACAAACAAAAACGAAGAAGACATTCACCTTATTTTTGAAGCCTTAAAGCAATTATTAAATCCACCACAACCTCCCCGTAAAAGAATCGGTTTTAAACCTTAA
- a CDS encoding T9SS type A sorting domain-containing protein, with product MKKQLLMVLAISASLGTFAQNRSARTRVQLPLKEKPVSVHQLNGDPYQIPFNTNSSRGYVASTPVQNKSAQAVTEAVIGKTTYDLQTNSAILTHLINHSDGTVSAAWTMIPVGGASAARGTGYNYFDGSNWSPIPSARVEPNDRTGFVSIGVTSTGKEMAIGHSSTAGGMLLTTRAAKGTGAWTSEVAALGQQANDTWAKMAVGGANGQTVHTIWNGSGTSATQLNGQDGPILYSRSTDDGVTFPVLRTLLGPIDSTLNLGYGADCYSMDTHGDTVAIVAGEFTTDLTLLKSTDNGTTWTATTLQTFPIPFYNDAADSLPDFDGDGTSDDIEAASGDAHVMLDNNGMAHVFWSNILITDTSGADLLGYYPNGIDGGILYWNESFGANAPDTIANAQDINNDGTFTIATGSQGGGRMALYRGSITQMPTSGIDATGNLYMSYMSLCETCDTTAYGTSHKHVYVKSSMDNGATWSNPVDIDQDIDSAAQECAFACMAKHVDGNVHIVYQRDGAPGHSLLTGNTTSTTQASWNTVESDIVYAHIPVSEVLGVKSVNSTPSSFGLAQNAPNPSTGITSINFTIADKAKVTFEVTNILGKVVYAEDRGTLNAGAYNIALNTEKLSSGVYYYTLRVNDEMNTKKMMVK from the coding sequence ATGAAAAAACAATTACTCATGGTTCTTGCAATATCTGCTTCCCTTGGCACATTTGCACAGAATCGAAGCGCAAGAACGCGTGTTCAACTTCCTTTAAAGGAAAAGCCGGTTTCTGTTCATCAATTGAACGGAGATCCTTATCAAATTCCATTTAATACGAATTCATCCCGTGGTTATGTAGCTTCAACGCCTGTGCAAAATAAATCTGCGCAAGCGGTTACAGAAGCTGTAATTGGTAAAACTACATACGATTTACAAACCAATTCTGCTATCCTTACACATTTGATAAACCATAGCGACGGAACAGTTTCTGCTGCTTGGACAATGATTCCTGTAGGTGGTGCATCTGCTGCGCGTGGTACTGGTTACAATTACTTCGATGGTTCAAATTGGTCTCCAATTCCATCTGCACGAGTTGAACCGAATGACAGAACAGGTTTCGTGAGTATTGGAGTTACTTCAACTGGTAAAGAAATGGCTATTGGTCACTCTAGTACTGCCGGTGGAATGTTACTTACTACACGTGCTGCTAAAGGAACAGGAGCTTGGACATCTGAAGTTGCTGCTTTAGGGCAACAAGCTAACGATACTTGGGCTAAAATGGCAGTAGGCGGAGCAAATGGCCAAACTGTGCATACTATCTGGAATGGTTCTGGAACAAGTGCAACTCAATTAAACGGACAAGATGGTCCTATATTGTATTCTCGTTCAACTGATGACGGTGTAACTTTTCCAGTTTTAAGAACATTATTGGGTCCAATCGATTCTACACTTAACTTAGGTTATGGTGCAGATTGTTATTCTATGGATACTCATGGTGATACAGTTGCTATCGTTGCAGGTGAGTTTACTACAGATTTAACTTTGCTAAAATCTACAGATAACGGAACAACTTGGACAGCTACTACACTTCAAACGTTCCCAATTCCTTTTTACAACGATGCAGCAGATTCACTTCCTGACTTTGACGGAGATGGTACTTCTGATGATATCGAAGCCGCTTCAGGTGATGCTCACGTAATGTTAGATAACAATGGAATGGCGCATGTATTTTGGAGTAATATTTTAATTACTGATACTTCAGGTGCTGATCTATTAGGATATTATCCAAATGGAATTGATGGTGGTATTTTATATTGGAATGAAAGTTTTGGTGCAAATGCTCCTGATACCATTGCAAACGCTCAAGATATCAACAATGATGGAACATTCACAATTGCAACCGGAAGCCAAGGTGGTGGCCGTATGGCATTATATCGTGGAAGTATCACTCAAATGCCAACTTCCGGTATTGATGCTACTGGTAATTTATATATGTCTTACATGTCATTGTGCGAAACCTGTGATACTACTGCTTACGGAACAAGCCACAAACACGTTTATGTAAAATCATCTATGGATAATGGTGCTACTTGGTCTAACCCAGTTGATATTGATCAAGATATCGATTCAGCAGCTCAAGAATGTGCTTTTGCTTGCATGGCAAAACATGTGGATGGAAATGTGCATATCGTTTACCAACGTGATGGCGCTCCTGGACACTCTTTGTTAACCGGTAACACTACTTCAACTACTCAAGCTAGCTGGAATACAGTTGAAAGCGATATCGTTTACGCACACATACCTGTTTCAGAAGTATTAGGTGTAAAATCTGTAAACTCAACTCCATCTTCTTTTGGTTTAGCTCAAAATGCTCCAAACCCTTCTACAGGTATTACTTCAATCAACTTTACAATAGCTGATAAAGCAAAAGTAACTTTTGAAGTAACTAACATTTTAGGTAAAGTGGTATACGCAGAAGACAGAGGTACTTTAAATGCAGGTGCTTACAACATAGCATTAAACACTGAAAAATTAAGCAGCGGAGTTTACTATTATACTTTAAGAGTAAATGACGAAATGAATACTAAAAAAATGATGGTTAAATAA
- a CDS encoding transketolase, which produces MEQEQVSEKQEFSFESFKESVLSDFKIANESREASLMGRREVLTGKAKFGIFGDGKEVAQLAMARAFKPGDFRAGYYRDQTFMLASGLLSIQEFFAQLYAHPDAKAEPSSAGRSMNGHYSTRFLDEKGNWKDLTKTKNSSSDISPTAGQMPRLLGMAQASYFFRNNPELSSSEFEKFSVKGNEIAFGTIGDASTSEGLFWETINAAGVLQVPMIISVWDDGHGISVPKKYQTTKESISEILKGFQRDENTAGIEILKVKGWNYPALVETYEKAAILCRDKHIPVLIHVEEMTQPQGHSTSGSHERYKSKERLQWEVDFDCIKKMREWMISSAIATEEEIQIIEEQSKKTARESKNKAWADFNNPIKAELTAALAMIEAIAKVSNNAAFITKVKEELQAVIDPVRREIIEHSKRVLRIVRNENIPAKDALINYLRQSKIDNSERYNSYLFSESETSIQHISPAQVVYNDEKIVDGREILRDNFDAILEKYKSVVIFGEDSGKIGGVNQGLEGLQKKYGELRVFDTGIREATILGQAIGLALRGLRPIAEIQYLDYLLYAVQIMSDDLATLQYRTKGGQKAPVIIRTRGHRFEGIWHSGSPMGMIINALRGMHICVPRNMTQAAAFYNALLTADEPAIVIEPLMCYRMKEKMPSNVGEFKLQLGIPEILKAGEDVTVITYGYNCHIAVDTAKMLQEVGISIEVIDVQTLLPFDVHHSIVESIKKTNRVIFFDEDVSGGATGFMMQKVLEEQGAYKFLDAEPKTLSAKDHRPPYGSDGNYFSKPSADDLFDMVYALIQEAKPGAFKNIY; this is translated from the coding sequence ATGGAACAAGAGCAAGTATCGGAAAAACAGGAATTTTCATTTGAATCGTTTAAGGAATCCGTTCTCAGTGATTTTAAAATTGCCAATGAGAGTCGCGAAGCCAGTTTAATGGGACGTCGTGAAGTACTTACAGGTAAAGCAAAATTTGGAATCTTTGGCGATGGGAAAGAAGTTGCTCAATTGGCCATGGCACGGGCATTTAAGCCAGGCGATTTTAGAGCGGGTTATTACCGCGATCAAACCTTCATGTTAGCCAGTGGCTTACTTAGCATCCAGGAATTCTTTGCTCAATTGTATGCCCATCCTGATGCAAAAGCAGAACCCTCATCTGCCGGCCGCAGTATGAATGGACATTACAGTACCCGATTTTTGGATGAAAAAGGGAATTGGAAGGATTTAACCAAAACAAAAAACTCATCGTCTGATATTTCCCCAACTGCCGGTCAAATGCCACGTTTATTAGGCATGGCGCAAGCTTCCTACTTTTTCCGAAATAACCCTGAATTGAGCTCTTCCGAATTTGAAAAATTTTCGGTGAAAGGAAACGAAATAGCTTTTGGAACCATTGGTGATGCTAGTACCTCAGAAGGACTATTTTGGGAAACTATAAATGCAGCAGGTGTGTTGCAGGTTCCCATGATAATTTCAGTTTGGGATGACGGACACGGCATTTCTGTTCCTAAGAAATATCAAACTACCAAAGAAAGCATTTCCGAAATTTTAAAAGGATTTCAACGCGATGAAAATACTGCAGGTATTGAGATTCTTAAAGTAAAAGGCTGGAATTATCCTGCCCTAGTTGAAACCTACGAAAAAGCAGCAATACTTTGTCGCGACAAGCATATCCCTGTATTGATTCATGTGGAAGAAATGACTCAACCGCAAGGACACAGCACAAGTGGCTCGCACGAACGCTACAAATCAAAAGAACGTTTGCAATGGGAAGTTGATTTTGATTGTATAAAAAAAATGCGCGAATGGATGATTTCATCTGCTATTGCAACAGAAGAAGAAATTCAAATTATTGAAGAGCAAAGTAAAAAAACTGCACGAGAAAGTAAAAACAAAGCTTGGGCTGATTTTAATAACCCTATCAAAGCTGAATTAACTGCAGCTTTAGCTATGATAGAGGCTATTGCAAAAGTTAGCAATAATGCGGCTTTCATCACTAAAGTGAAAGAAGAATTGCAAGCAGTTATCGATCCGGTTAGAAGAGAAATTATTGAGCACAGCAAGCGTGTGTTGCGTATTGTTAGAAATGAAAATATTCCGGCAAAGGATGCGCTTATCAATTACTTGAGACAATCAAAAATTGATAACAGCGAACGCTATAACTCTTATCTTTTCAGCGAAAGCGAAACTTCCATTCAGCATATTTCACCTGCGCAGGTTGTATACAATGATGAAAAAATTGTGGACGGACGCGAAATTCTCAGAGATAATTTTGATGCGATTTTAGAAAAATATAAATCGGTAGTGATTTTTGGAGAAGATTCCGGTAAAATTGGCGGCGTAAATCAGGGGCTTGAAGGCTTACAAAAAAAATACGGAGAACTGCGTGTATTCGATACCGGAATACGGGAAGCTACCATACTAGGACAGGCAATTGGCTTGGCTTTGCGCGGACTGCGCCCCATTGCCGAAATTCAATACCTTGATTACTTATTGTATGCTGTTCAGATTATGAGTGATGATTTGGCCACACTTCAATACCGAACAAAAGGTGGGCAAAAAGCACCGGTAATTATTCGCACACGAGGGCATCGTTTCGAAGGGATTTGGCACAGTGGTTCGCCTATGGGTATGATCATTAATGCGCTCAGAGGAATGCATATTTGTGTACCGCGCAACATGACACAGGCGGCAGCATTTTACAATGCCTTGCTTACCGCAGATGAGCCTGCAATTGTTATTGAGCCTTTGATGTGCTATCGAATGAAAGAAAAAATGCCGTCGAATGTAGGCGAATTTAAATTACAATTAGGTATACCGGAAATCCTTAAAGCCGGTGAAGATGTTACTGTTATTACCTACGGTTATAATTGTCACATTGCCGTCGATACAGCAAAAATGTTGCAGGAAGTCGGTATTTCCATTGAAGTAATAGATGTGCAAACCTTATTGCCGTTTGATGTACACCATTCCATTGTGGAATCCATTAAAAAAACTAATCGTGTTATTTTCTTTGATGAAGATGTAAGTGGCGGTGCTACCGGATTTATGATGCAAAAAGTCCTCGAAGAACAAGGAGCGTATAAGTTTTTAGATGCTGAACCCAAAACACTTTCAGCAAAAGACCATCGTCCTCCTTATGGTTCGGATGGAAATTATTTTTCAAAACCAAGTGCCGACGACTTATTTGATATGGTGTATGCCTTAATTCAAGAAGCAAAACCGGGTGCCTTTAAAAACATTTACTAA
- a CDS encoding aminotransferase class III-fold pyridoxal phosphate-dependent enzyme, producing the protein MEATLSISEKEEILKNNLDYTIFSWSKQAGLNPLNIKSAKGVYIYDRSGKKIIDFSSQLMNMNIGHGHQRVTEAVTRQMQELSFVHPGMVSEARGLLGKKLAEITPGSLKKTFFTNAGAEAIENAVKFARLYTGRHKIVSLYQSYHGASYGAMAVGGDPRKLPHDAQQPGNFIHVENPFFYRCPWNSETPEECAENAANHMERVIKYEGPQTVAAILMEGESGSSGCIKYPVGYWKRVREIADKYGILLICDEVMSGFGRTGKWFGVDHHGVVPDIMCFAKGLTCGYIPLGGMIIKEEIISAFNDKPLPLGLTYSAHVVACAAAVEVLKIYEDENLIENAANMGRYMDAEVEKLKQKHPSIGDYRNTGLLGCIELVKNRKTKEPMAPWNAGPAEMEIMNKVAAKLTELGLFTFVRWNYIFTAPPLCITKAEMDEGLDIISKGIAVADEYCK; encoded by the coding sequence ATGGAAGCGACATTATCAATCTCCGAAAAAGAAGAAATTCTAAAAAACAACCTCGATTACACCATATTTTCCTGGAGCAAACAAGCCGGGTTAAATCCTTTAAATATTAAGTCTGCAAAGGGTGTTTACATTTACGACCGAAGCGGAAAAAAGATAATTGATTTTTCGTCTCAACTCATGAACATGAACATTGGGCATGGGCATCAACGGGTAACGGAAGCCGTAACGCGCCAAATGCAAGAGCTGAGTTTTGTACATCCTGGAATGGTTTCGGAAGCACGTGGATTGTTGGGGAAAAAATTAGCCGAGATAACTCCGGGCTCTTTGAAAAAAACTTTTTTCACCAATGCCGGTGCCGAAGCCATTGAGAATGCAGTAAAATTTGCCCGACTTTATACCGGACGCCATAAAATTGTTTCGCTTTACCAAAGCTATCATGGTGCATCATATGGTGCAATGGCGGTGGGCGGCGACCCGCGCAAACTTCCGCATGACGCACAACAACCCGGAAATTTTATTCATGTTGAAAATCCATTTTTTTACCGCTGCCCATGGAACAGTGAAACACCTGAAGAGTGCGCCGAAAATGCCGCCAATCACATGGAGCGTGTAATTAAATATGAAGGGCCGCAAACAGTTGCTGCCATTTTAATGGAAGGCGAAAGCGGTTCTAGTGGATGTATTAAGTATCCTGTTGGCTATTGGAAAAGGGTGCGTGAAATTGCCGATAAATATGGCATCTTATTAATTTGTGATGAGGTTATGAGTGGTTTTGGCCGTACCGGTAAATGGTTTGGGGTGGATCATCATGGGGTGGTACCCGATATTATGTGCTTTGCCAAAGGCCTTACTTGTGGCTATATTCCCCTTGGCGGGATGATTATCAAGGAAGAAATAATTAGCGCCTTCAACGACAAACCACTTCCATTGGGATTAACTTATTCAGCGCATGTGGTGGCTTGCGCTGCTGCAGTAGAAGTCTTGAAAATTTACGAAGACGAAAACCTGATTGAAAATGCAGCCAACATGGGACGATACATGGATGCGGAAGTGGAGAAATTGAAACAAAAACATCCTAGCATTGGTGATTATAGAAATACCGGATTATTAGGATGTATAGAATTAGTTAAAAATCGTAAAACCAAAGAACCAATGGCTCCCTGGAATGCAGGTCCAGCCGAAATGGAAATTATGAATAAAGTAGCGGCTAAATTAACGGAGCTAGGTTTATTCACTTTCGTGCGATGGAATTACATTTTTACTGCACCACCTCTCTGTATTACAAAAGCCGAAATGGATGAAGGTTTGGATATAATTTCGAAAGGGATTGCAGTGGCGGATGAGTATTGTAAATAA
- a CDS encoding T9SS type A sorting domain-containing protein: MKKTLLTTISVFSFLTLLAQSPRVKTRLTLAPGTKPVPVRAQNGDPYQIPYINKSIVANQAQTKVQNRTQAITEDIIGKTTYDLQTNSAILNRLLKHSDGTISASWTIIPVGGASAARGTGYNYFDGSNWEPIPSARIQPTQRTGFANIVVTASGKEMDISHSSTLPGMLLTSRPAKGTGAWTENGPAFGQFADDTWAKAIAGGTNGESVHAIWQGSGVSATPHDGQDGPLYYSRSLDGGATWPILRSLIPAIDSTNNLGYGGDAYSIDSHGDTIAIVVGDLTTDLTLLKSVDNGTTWIPTVLQAFPIPFYNDVADSLPDFNGDGVSDDLETPSGDAHVMLDNNGMAHVFWSNVLIRDTSAADLLGFFQNALDYLLYWNEGFAPGRIDTVATREDLDWDGNIIIANGSQGGGSMGNYRGSVTQMPSSGIDIAGNIYLAYQSLCENCDTTAYGTSHKHVFVKASLDGGNNWTRAFDVDEDVDALNQECAFACMAKSVDNNIHLTYQRDGAPGHSLLATTPINLVQASWNTVESDIIYAKIPVITVGVKAAVQPASVGLSQNIPNPAKGITKINFSLSENGKVSFEVRNILGEVVYAENKGNQIAGSSSITLNTSEWSSGVYTYTLKVNDRKETKKLMVE; this comes from the coding sequence ATGAAAAAAACCTTACTTACAACGATTAGTGTTTTTTCCTTTCTAACACTGCTGGCGCAGTCTCCGAGAGTTAAAACAAGGTTAACTTTAGCCCCGGGTACAAAGCCGGTTCCGGTACGTGCACAAAATGGTGATCCTTATCAGATTCCATATATCAACAAATCTATTGTTGCTAATCAAGCGCAAACAAAAGTGCAAAACAGAACACAAGCAATTACCGAAGATATTATCGGTAAAACCACTTATGATTTACAAACCAATTCAGCAATTTTGAATCGTTTACTTAAACATTCGGATGGAACTATATCTGCTTCTTGGACCATAATTCCGGTTGGTGGAGCAAGTGCAGCACGTGGAACCGGTTATAATTATTTCGACGGCTCAAATTGGGAACCAATACCCTCTGCACGAATTCAGCCTACACAACGCACCGGATTTGCAAACATTGTTGTTACAGCATCAGGAAAAGAAATGGATATCTCCCATTCTAGCACTTTGCCGGGTATGTTGCTAACTTCTAGACCGGCAAAAGGTACTGGAGCATGGACAGAGAATGGACCCGCATTTGGGCAATTTGCGGACGACACATGGGCAAAAGCTATAGCGGGGGGTACAAATGGTGAAAGTGTGCATGCTATTTGGCAAGGTTCGGGTGTAAGCGCTACACCACATGATGGACAAGACGGACCACTTTATTATTCGCGTTCCTTAGATGGTGGTGCTACATGGCCCATCTTGCGCTCTTTGATTCCAGCAATAGATTCTACAAATAATCTTGGTTATGGAGGAGATGCCTATTCTATCGATTCACACGGTGATACCATTGCAATAGTAGTGGGTGATTTAACTACGGATTTAACTTTGTTAAAGTCTGTCGATAATGGTACCACATGGATACCAACCGTTTTACAAGCTTTCCCAATTCCATTTTATAACGATGTAGCCGATTCACTTCCAGATTTTAATGGCGATGGGGTTTCGGATGATTTGGAGACGCCTTCCGGAGATGCCCATGTAATGTTGGACAATAATGGAATGGCACATGTATTTTGGAGTAATGTTTTAATTCGCGATACCAGTGCTGCCGATCTATTGGGCTTTTTTCAAAATGCCTTGGATTATTTATTGTATTGGAATGAAGGATTTGCACCTGGAAGAATTGATACAGTGGCCACCCGCGAAGATTTGGATTGGGATGGAAATATCATTATTGCCAATGGAAGCCAAGGTGGAGGCAGTATGGGAAATTACAGAGGTAGTGTAACTCAAATGCCTTCGTCGGGAATTGATATTGCAGGAAATATTTATTTGGCCTATCAATCTCTTTGCGAAAATTGTGATACAACAGCATATGGCACCAGTCACAAACATGTTTTTGTGAAAGCATCTTTGGATGGTGGAAATAACTGGACACGTGCATTTGATGTGGACGAAGATGTGGATGCATTAAACCAGGAATGTGCTTTTGCTTGCATGGCAAAAAGCGTGGATAACAACATTCACCTAACCTATCAACGCGATGGCGCTCCAGGACATTCCTTATTGGCTACCACGCCCATAAATCTTGTACAAGCCAGTTGGAATACGGTTGAAAGTGATATTATTTACGCCAAAATACCGGTAATCACAGTGGGTGTAAAAGCAGCCGTTCAGCCTGCTAGCGTTGGCTTATCTCAAAATATTCCTAATCCTGCCAAGGGAATTACTAAAATCAATTTTTCTTTGAGTGAAAACGGAAAAGTTAGTTTTGAAGTGAGAAACATTTTAGGAGAAGTGGTTTATGCTGAAAATAAAGGAAACCAGATTGCCGGTAGCTCTTCTATAACCTTAAATACAAGCGAATGGAGCAGCGGTGTATACACTTATACCTTAAAAGTAAACGATCGAAAAGAGACCAAAAAATTAATGGTGGAATAA